The sequence TTCCACTATCTTCACAAAGAAAAATCTTTGCTCCCAACGATGGACGTTCGATATTTTACTATGAAAAGGCGAATACCCTTTCAATTTGGAAAAAGTAATGTGACTTTCCACCCCGCGCTTGGACATGGTGTGAAGAGTTCGGAAAATGCGAGGGCTCAGAATTAAGCCCAGATTCGCCGCCAAGTAAGTATCCAGTATTAAGTCTAACCAACCGTTTGGGTGTAGTTGGCAAATAGGGATATAGAAAAATTCAAGAATGTCCCCAACCATCTTGGGGACCGGATAACTAAAGCCCCTTTCAACGTGGCTTTGATAGACTGCAAAATAACCCTAAGGAGGGGACGCAGGTCTCTGATAAGGCGTAGGAACCAAGCAGGAAGCCGCTCGGAGCCAAGGGTATAGAGATTGAAGAGTTGTCAAGAGGGTGAAGCTAAAACTAGAAGAGGTCACCTCCATTTTAGGGGATTTTGCCCCTTTCTTTTTAGGAGCAGAAGAACTTGCTTCTTCTCCAAAGGTAAGGTTTTGGGCCTTCATAGTCGCAATGGGAATACGAAACGAAGAAGGCACCAAAAAAGAGTTTAAGTTCAAACTCGAGGTTCTCTcggaagaagaagtagaagatgAAATAAGCATTCAATAAACAAAAATTTAAGAAAGAATGGAGAAATTACAGTAGAGagatgaacttacataaaaaaaaatcgaaaggTAGAGAGAGAGATTAAGCTTCTGCAGATGATTGAAGAGAATCGTAGAGAGCAAAAGTGAAGATGGAAGAAGTTGAAAGGAAAGCCTTGTCTATTTAGTGAAATGATTAAATAGTTTCGAAATCCGTGTCGAGAACTGCCACCTATAAAAACATCATTGGCCTAGATAAAAGCGCCTGTCAGGTGCAATAAATGCTAATAGCATGCGAAGAAGCTGAAAAGTCCTAAAGAACTTAAAAGACCATTTAGGggaggcttctgataacatccgccATGAAATATGAAGGATTAAACCGAAGATATTCCCTTATGAGGAGGGCTTAAAAGGGAAAAAGCAAGATCAAGGGTCGCCTCTAAGATATATATGGCGAACAGATAGAAATACGGTATCATTCCACAAAGTCCTCCTTCCGATCCGCCACGTAGCTTATAACGAGGATATGATGTCGTCTCGTAGAGCTCCACTTATGATCTGCCATACAGCTTATAGTTGGAAATAGGTGTCGTGCTAGGGATCCTTACAAGAAGGGCGAGAAGGGATCCGCCCCATATGGCGATCCGCTTCTGGAAGAAACAGATGATTATACGATGTAACTTACTATCATTAAACTAATATTAATGATAGTTCAAAAGCCGCCAAAGCTCGGAGATTAGAAGATAGAGTTAAACTACATTGAAGGAGCATTACTCTTCATTAAAAGGGCATTAAGAGAAGGTTATTACAGTTATCACTTGAACCTGTATAAATACCCTTGTAACATGACAACATAGGTACACTTACACACTCTTCTTAGCTTTgctttgtcattacagtttattctcttaagaagtttactgacttaggcatcggagtgcccccggccgatcccaacggcgcctcacagggacgctcTACGTGTTGCTAAATCTCAACAATATCAAGTTGATTTCAGCTTGTTATCTTTCAAATGTTACTTCTTTCAGCTTTTTGGGTGAGTTTCTTCTATTTTTCGTATCTATTTTTTTGATGGATTTGCTTTTTGATCTCAATTTTTATTACCGTAATGTTTGATCTGATTTTTCTGGCTATTTTTTCTTCTACTAAAATGTTTTTGTCTGGTTCGAATTTAACATTTCTGCGGTATCTTCTATCATAAATTTTGGTTGCAATTTAATTATGTATTTAAGGTGGATTCCTATTGAAGGTATTAGATCTTTTGAAGTTTTCTGTGTTCCAAATTGAACACAATACCTGCACAAGTATCTGAATAGCTGATTAATTCTCTTGCTCCGATCCCAACCATATCAGGGGTTTGTTGTGGTTTTAGTGTTTTTTCCCCAAATTTCGGATCAATTAAATTCCATTTTTCCATTACTAAAAATGAGAACTTTCTTTGATTAACGATTTTGCTGGGCTTTtttgttattcatttttttaaccTTGAACATGGCATCAAGTCATGCTCGTGGTTTTATTATATCATGTGGACCTGATTACAGTCGTTtgcttataattttatgtttccAGATGTATTTCTGACTCATCAGCTTCCGAGTTGAATGCTCCGTAAAACGACTCTGGTTGATTTTCACCACCTGCTGATTGGAATGCCTGCATCATAGTATGTATTATGTAGTAGTTATGTAGACGAAAGAACCGCACCGGTTAACGGAGAGTGACAACTGGTAGAGAGATCGCCGACCGCAGAAGTGGGACAAGAGGGGAAAGGGACGGTGGAAAATGAGAGATTCCCGTCATGTGAAGAGTTGGCCGAAAGCTAAACGGAGACGATCGGTGTTAGAAGGAAATGGTTGTTTGATGAATCTGAAGTTTGATGGagataagaaggtttgatgtgaACGCCGTTTAGTAGgtctgttagattagggtataattgcaggtttgtgAAAAATCCAGAGGtaattttgtgggtttatttgatgcAAGCGCATATCTGTTTATCCGTGATAATACAGGGGaaaatatatgtattaaccCTTCATTATTCATTATTTAATTGAGTTTCAATCGGAGCAATTTGTGTCTAGTTTTCTGACTAATGGGTCATGTAATGAAACTCGTTTgtcttttttttaagtaaaacaCTATTGCTTTTAAGTTTAGCCTTTATTATTGTATTTTACtatgtatttttttaaatcagttattttaaacataattaaCATATTATCATATATCAGTTTGTTCTTTGAAAAATCAGAAAACATaatctgtcttaagaatgttagaggTGATTAATCCAAAAAAAGTAGAACGAATAAAACTGGACAATAAAACTAGAATAGAAATGTGTATGGACAATAAAACTGGAATAACAAAACACAGTTAGGCTAATATGAAGTCTGTGTTAGCAGTATCTTTAAGACAGATTTTGCACTATTGATAATCGTCTCTTAGGATACAACATATTATGTAAGTGAACTTTTACAGTGCGTAAATTCTTTATCACCGAAGCAGAAAAACAGGAACAATATAAACGTACAGAGAACATGAAATTTTCAGAGAGTATTTTTTTCCAATATGTGAAATTTGATAGCTCCATTATGTATAAATAGAACTTGAATAGACACAATTGTTCACGAATGAACACAACTGTTAACGAACGAACATAACTATTCATGAACGGAGACGACTGGTCATAAAGGGAGATGTATGttgaaatttaaattaatttcatttatatacatatattttccAACACATAATCATAAGTTTCTTGTAAGGACCAGATCCTCAAGGGTGGTGTCAGGATGGAACGCTTGAGCAAGGAGCAGTCTTAGAGGATGAAGATTGGGACATGAATAAACCGACTCCCATGTAAAAAAGGAATTTTTAATAAATGCAGATACATTTTAAAGTCGTGAGAGTCAAGGAATGAGACTTGGGCTAAAGgacaatatttatataatattggACCCGATTTTTACAACTAGTATCAGAGGCGAACCTTCACATATGATGTGTTGGTTCGAGGATGAACTAGGCGAAAGATGGTAGGTCTGTAGCGATATGTTCCCGAGGGGTGGCACTGGGGGTGGAAGGTCTGAGCAAGGAGTGACCCTAGAGGATATCTAAAGAGATAGAAATGAATTGACTTCTATGTAAGAAATGGAGAGAGAATGACTAGACTATATTAGTAAAGTGGATTTCCAATACATGTAGATACGTTTTAAAGTTGCGAGAGTCTCAAAATATAAGACTTGGACcaaacatataatatttacatgGTATTCGACGAGGTTGTTACATTCCTCTTCATAACCACaaggttttattcaatttgTGATGTCTCACTCGCAAGTGATTGAAAGATGTTTGATATGCAGAAATTAAGTAAAACACGCTTTCCTCATCACGGTACTTACTTTTTGCTATGAATTGAATCTccattttgaaaataaatttcgatacaattttttttaaacaagttttACAAAGGTTTCAAATAAGTTCTCCGGAAATTTCAACAAACGATACATGTTCAACAATTTAAAGTGGTCTAAATCAAGATAAGAACTCTACAAGCGTCTAAAcagttttaaatttaaataattaaaagtaagaatttttttaatcgcgatttcaaaaatatataacaaaagtGTAGGATGTTAAAAAGCATTTGACCAAAAAGCTTTAGCTAATATGTAAGATCtaataataacttttttttttgaatcaataataacttttattatttcttttatacaCTTCTGCATGTGAATGTCATTTGGATTCGAATCGTGTACAATACAACCTCATCTTACCATGTGTTAATTTTTAATAACAAATGTCAGGATTTAAACCTCGACCATTTGGTCTAAGGTGCTCTAATAACATATCAAGAAACCATTTGGTCTAAGATGCTCTATTAATATATCAAGAAACCATTTGACTCCAAATTTTAAGGTGATAGGTAAAAttcaataataaattttattatttattattattattgttgttacaCATGCACATGAATAGGCTTGAAACGTGCACAACACTTGTCCATCTTATGATGTGTTGAAATTCCAGTAACAAAATGAGAGTTGTCAAGATTCGAATCCGCAACCACTTGATATAAGAAACTCTAATaccatattaaaaaattatttaattcaaAAGTTTCAGCTAATATCtagtgttctaaaaatcggtCTAGACGGCCGCCTAGATGAggatttttagaacatcattcCGATTTTCTCAAATCGGACGGTATAAATCTGTTTACGAATTTTTGGCCGCCTAGACGGTTCCAAGCAGTTCTAGGCAGCCTAGGCGAACCTAGGCGGCTCTCAACGGATCCagtcatttttttaaaaattaaccatttaattttatatcaatttttaattttaaataaattattgaataactaaaaattaaaataaaatacataaaaggcttcaaaaaaaaaaaaacataaaattatcttaaatatatatatattattattaatgttattttgttggcATATCTTTATTTTAAAGAACATTAGTGtaacaaatattaaaatatatatgttttttattttcaatatttattattattattattattacatagtatattttattttatttttttttttatagaaattgggacgagacagaacttgggcggggtgagcacccgtggtccaagaactgacaaacccgcaatatattaataaacgaaaaatgagtgtttgaacaagagaagaggaaggagaacaaacaaaaagaaagggggaggagaaaagtttaggaaagtcaagaaaaacgtaagtgagaaatactacaaatgtcatcattgataaacctgtggcaaaaagcaggagccgaaggccaccaattgatcactgaggaagagactccaaactttgcaagtgcatcagcaactctatttcattctctaaagatgtgtgaaaaaagaatgttcatcctagagcaaatactgagacaatgcaaccattcttgacgaatactccaaggaacatccatggaacgatatctaagcagattaacaacgtacattgtgtctgactcaacccaaagctgatgccaatttttctcccaagcaagttcaattgcaaaaatagcggctctcaattcagccatataagcaaaagaaggaggggtagaaaaagcaaaacagccTTTGGGAAATCCACGATAGTTACGAAAAATCTGGAGTGCCAAAGGCAGAGctgtccacattgactttaacccagcccagaggaggtttaagccaatagaccggaataatgttgggagccggAGGCGGCAtaggagaagccagaagacgggATAAGATAACATCATCTCTCCgtgaagagcaaaaacctttagaagtggcaaaggactctcgaatcattcgaaagagggtgatcttcgagtgctgaatagaaggagaaacttctTTAAAaattgcttcattcctgcaatgccagattaaccaaATGCAAATGACagcggcaacacgccagatcatcgacacctgtgagccaaaatgaatgctacgaagagagctgaagaagtggatgaattgtgAATAACGAGGCAAAGAGCAGTCAAAGTGAAACTTaagggccctccaaagagaatctgcaaaagaacaacTAATGAATAggtggttaatggactcagcatccctaccacaCAGAGAACACAACGAGAGGCAAAAGAGAATCTAAGATGCTGTAGGAGGTCGTGTGTCGGAACCAggccatgcaaaactctccagaaagtgaaggaacgagaaggggagtgtgagcattccaaacaaatttataccagtccaccgaaGATGAACTAGGACTCATAAtcgaatagtactctttggcagagaaaatacccttcgtagAGGGCTGCCAAGCGCAGAAATCAAGATCATCTCTACACCtgtgaatagatcgaatactgtcttgaattttatattacattttatattttaattgtatttatataataatttatttattaaaaattataaaaatataaaaattacaaatcCAATTAATCACCGGTTAATTTCCGAAAATCCTGTCCACATTTTTTATAACCTCGTTAATAGaatactttttattattatctttaatataaaggagtttttatttaactttattatttattagAGTTACAATTATTTATTCGTTAGAATTATAGAGATACGTGGCTACCGGATGCTCGGAATCTGTGTATTAAAAGTCCTCATATCACCACTCTTCCCACAGGTAATATTAATGATCTAATACCGAAAAACCGAATTATAACCAGACCAAAAAATGGTTAGTCGAAACTGATAGATCAGCATatggtttttaatttaatttaattttttttattttcggtattttattattattttttttttgtaacaattTTCGGTATTTTACTAATCACCTGTTTCAGTTAACCGAAGTGaattaaaaaagttaaaaatgaTATTCTACTCTATCTAGGGTTAAGCCATTATttagagtataaatataaacaacTTATTTTCTTCCTCTCTTTTACAGATTCACAAATCACGCCTCGGCGGCTGCTTCTCCCTCTCATTCACTTCCGGCTCCGGCGCCGCTGTTCATACCCTAACTGGTatgtctttttctctctctcactcAGTTGTTATCGGGCATATGAAATTATGTTTCTGCAAAGTGAACAACGTCTTCTTGCTTTATGTTATCTGCAGCATCTGAAAATTTGTGTGATTAGTTTCATTTAATAACGcgttctttcttttcttcataCTTCCTGGAGTTCGATTGAAAAATTAGGAACTGCTACCTCACACAGTAAAGGGAATGGTGTTTTTTTGAAACTGTAGGAGAAAATTAATTCTTTCCTGTAGATGTTTGTGTTTTGAATTACATAGCAAAGGTTGTGTAAGAAATTTGAAACCCAAACAAATTTGATCCTTCCTGCTATTTCCGCTTGGCTAATAGTTTGGTCGATATTTTAGGGTTTCATCTGCTAAAAAACTCCTAAGCTCGAAAAGATGGCTACCCAAATCAGTAAGAAGCGCAAGGTAACTCCATTTCTCTCAATTTTATTTCTTAGTTTTCTTTAATTATCGTCATATCTTAGGAAAATTGTTATGAAATTTCCAAATAGAACTCTGCTTAGCTTAAGTTGCTTGACAAGTATTTGGAATCATGGATCGGTTTCGTCAATTTACTTTCGATTTATTTAGCAATTCTAGATTTGTTCCCCGTTTTTTGAGTTACATTTGAGTTGCTAAAGATTACTTGCCATTTGTTTTTAAATCAGAACTGATATAGGAAAAGGAATAGAAATTTTATATTGTCTATTATCTGAATATGGATTCATCGATGGAATTTCACTTCCTTTTTTATGCAGTTTGTTGCAGACGGTGTTTTCTACGCTGAGCTCAATGAGGTTCTGACGAGAGAGCTTGCTGAGGATGGATATTCTGGTGTGGAAGTTAGGGTCACTCCAATGCGTACTGAGATCATCATCAGGGCCACTCGCACCCAAAACGTTCTTGGTAACTACAAAGGCCTTCTCTTTTGAATTTTTCGGCATACAAGTCTTTGTATAAATTTGAAAAGAATCCAACTAAACTGAGTGAGCAAGGTGTTTTATTTGGCCCTTGTTTGATTTTGTAATATCAATTGCATTGGTTTGTTGTTTGATATGTCAGATGCAACTTTACAACTGGAACTTAGCAAAGGCTTGATTATAGTGTTTTTCTTTTGTTACCTACATTAGTCTATAATCAAATCATATTAGTGCCTTGATTCACCATTAGTTCTTGACTCTCTTTTTCATCAGgtgagaaaggaagaagaatcaGGGAGCTGACTTCTGTTGTTCAGAAGCGATTTAAGTTTCCTGAAAACAGTGTTGAACTCTATGCTGAGAAAGTTAACAATAGGGGTCTTTGTGCCATTGCACAGGCTGAGTCACTCCGTTACAAGCTCCTTGGAGGCCTTGCTGTTCGTAGGTATGTTGTGATTAGTTAGACAGTGTTTACTGTTGATCATTGAATGAAGTTCTATTTTTCTGTTAGTTCTTGTTGATTTTTTCCCCTCTTGTTGTCATTTGTCTATCCACACTCCTTCTACATTGTTTGCTTGTTCTTTCTAGCGATTTAGTTGGTTGGTTACCCTTCCATTTTCTAGAGCATGTTTCTTTACAGCCAGTTGGTTTCCCACAAATATCATCTTGTGATGCCATTTAGTTTGTATTACCTAAGGAAAATTTGTAGCGTGCTTTTACTTTAATAGTTTGATACTTTTTGCCCCGGTAATGCTTGTGATAAgttgttcttttttttaatagcatcctcccacACTACCCATCATGTGTGGTCGTATGTATGTTGGTGTGTTTAAATGCTTATCCTGCTGTTATGATTTGGGAACTAGTGTGTTTGTACTACTTGTGGGTTGACCACTTGGTGTAATGTTATCTTAACTTTTGCTTATATTGTACTCGAAGGTACCAGGGATAgtaattcatttatttatttgttttcctCTGTTATTTCCGTTTGTTTCAACACTTGCAGTTCAGTCTTCTTATGCATGCTTCAATACTTGAGCAAACATGAGTTTGATGAGtggaattttatttatttttcagggCATGCTATGGTGTGTTGAGATTTATAATGGAAAGTGGTGCAAAAGGATGTGAGGTATATATTCCTTGGACTTTTCATTACTTTGCTTTCTCTGAATCTTCAAACTTTCATTTCATGCAATCATGTATTGTTTTTGTAGCTTCACTCTTGACTATTATTGTAGGTTATTGTGAGTGGAAAACTCAGAGCTCAGAGAGCAAAGTCAATGAAGTTCAAGGATGGATACATGATATCTTCCGGTCAACCTGTTAAGGAGTATATTGACGCTGCCGTGAGACACGTGCTTCTAAGACAGGTCAGTTATTTCTCATCCCCATATGTTTATATCTATAGTAGTCCAACAATGCCTTGTGTTTCTCTGGAGTCCTTAGTTGCTGTTTTCTTATTGGTACTTGGTGTGGTATTAGGGTGTTCTTGGTATCAAGGTTAAGATAATGCTTGACTGGGATCCTAAGGGCAAGGTGGGTCCAATGACACCATTGCCTGATTTGGTCACTATCCATCCTCCAAAGGAAGAAGAGGAGCATGTTCCACCACCCGTGCTTACCACCACCAATATTGAAATTCCAGTTGCCTAAATCTTGAGCATGGAGGGAATAAGTTTGGACTACTTATTTCAtggatttttgtttttatatatattgttaggGGAGAAAAGATACTAGTGGCTTGTATGACTCGAGTTAGTTATTTTTTGCTGGCTTTTATTAATTAGCAACTCAAATTTGTCTCAAGGGAAGGGAGTAATCTTATGagttcttgacatttttgttttACCAGTCTtgccttaaattttatttgtcaactaatattttaagcCTTCAATTGTGTTTTGAAAATTCTCTTGAAATCATTTACGAAACTTACATTTGTTGTTTAGAGGTTTGTTGGCTCTCAAAACCACAACTGGATGTGTTGATATTGTGTCACGGATAGGTATACCAAGTGTCCTAGGATACTTTCAAGCAAGACATTTTCGAAGGTCGTCCAATAGCAAATGCCTTGTGCAGTCTAGCTGTACAGAAATTCAAATGAAACTAGGAAGTTCTGTGATTCTTTTGCATCGATTGAGGGATATCGAGGGGATACAATCAACTTTTTGTAGGTGTACTACTAAAAAAAatgtgctttttttttttttatattctatATGGTTTAAAAATACTCTGATCATGGTTTCtggtaattttactcttaatggtGCATTTTCCTCTTAATGGTGCAATTTTGGTTTcgagtaattttactcttaatggtGTAATTTTGCCAATAATGCTAGTATTCATAATCTTAGTAActaagagtaattttaatcttaaTTTTGGGAAGTTGGATTAATGAGTTGGTTTTAAAAATAGATTTCACATTTttctttttacaatttttttgttattttttttgttatttaatactCCATTCATTCCTTTATACAAGTCATTCTAGTaaattgggttttttttttcaaataaaattatcTAGGATTTCAAGaacttttaatttagttttttgattcaaatattttttttttgtattggtatgtgttttttaatatttaaatgcTTATTCTTCAATAGTGAtatgagaaattttttttttaattaatcagtatagtattttttttttgaagtaaatcagtatattattttaattaaccaATATAGTATTTCTGAGAAATACTCTAAAATGACTTGTATAAGAAAATGAAGTACACAATGTTTATTAAATACCGAGGGCCCGGGTCCTTGTGTACGTCCCTTCAAGTGAAGTACACAATGTTTGTCGTTAAAGTTTTACTAACTATTTTAATTCCATATTTTTTATGGGAGAGAGAGTCAAATGGAAGGTTCTTATTCGAATCAAAGAAAAAGAGGGAGAAGCACAAAGAGGGAGAGAGACACAGGGAGAAAGAGTCAAATGGATCTCATTTTTAAGTGTTACATTGGTCAAACAAGTGTTAATTGGTTACTTCCGGTCGCGGGTATTTAAATATGCGGTCACCTATACTTAgaatatatttttgggacaaaatgtaatttaggTACTAAAGTGTAAATTGGGGTATAGTTCATGTaca comes from Euphorbia lathyris chromosome 8, ddEupLath1.1, whole genome shotgun sequence and encodes:
- the LOC136203140 gene encoding small ribosomal subunit protein uS3x, whose protein sequence is MATQISKKRKFVADGVFYAELNEVLTRELAEDGYSGVEVRVTPMRTEIIIRATRTQNVLGEKGRRIRELTSVVQKRFKFPENSVELYAEKVNNRGLCAIAQAESLRYKLLGGLAVRRACYGVLRFIMESGAKGCEVIVSGKLRAQRAKSMKFKDGYMISSGQPVKEYIDAAVRHVLLRQGVLGIKVKIMLDWDPKGKVGPMTPLPDLVTIHPPKEEEEHVPPPVLTTTNIEIPVA